The Gemmatimonadaceae bacterium genome window below encodes:
- a CDS encoding histidinol-phosphate aminotransferase family protein, whose protein sequence is MTPFNLSPLSRRQWLKSSGLVAGGALAAPRLLPALGTPEAEPAVVNGLTTEAGFLAHERDIQLERKAAGPIRLSSNENPYGMAPSAKAAITERWSEHSLYGNASPNALRKVFAAHVGVPEECVLVTAGSGEVLSIVALAYGMHGSEVLTAWPTYEGLPRYAETMGARVHKVALDGDYAHDLEAMDRRLVQAIDLVFVCNPNNPTGTLTHNAKLRSFVSNASRKSVVLVDEAYHDFVGDPTYKSMIDMVLAGENVIISRTASKIHGLAGLRTGFAIARPDIIARLAGYSTSAPSVFGARGAIASIADTAYQAMCKQRNAEGRAIMETALKGMGRKMTVSHTNFVFFHAGMPVERVQAKMLAAGFMIGRAFPPYNDWARISIGTPDEMRQVVAALPAALAMT, encoded by the coding sequence ATGACCCCGTTCAACCTGTCTCCGCTTTCGCGCCGTCAGTGGCTCAAATCGTCCGGACTCGTCGCCGGTGGCGCGCTGGCCGCGCCCCGTCTGCTGCCCGCACTTGGCACACCCGAGGCGGAACCGGCGGTGGTGAACGGTCTCACCACCGAGGCAGGGTTCCTGGCCCACGAGCGCGATATCCAGCTGGAACGGAAGGCGGCCGGACCGATACGTCTGTCGTCCAACGAAAACCCGTACGGCATGGCCCCGTCGGCCAAGGCGGCCATCACCGAGCGCTGGTCGGAACACAGCCTGTACGGCAACGCGTCACCCAACGCGCTGCGCAAGGTGTTTGCCGCGCACGTGGGCGTGCCCGAGGAATGCGTGCTGGTGACCGCCGGATCGGGCGAGGTGCTGTCGATTGTCGCACTCGCGTATGGCATGCACGGCAGTGAAGTGCTCACGGCGTGGCCCACCTATGAGGGGCTGCCGCGATACGCCGAGACGATGGGCGCGCGCGTGCACAAGGTGGCGCTGGATGGCGACTATGCGCACGACCTGGAGGCCATGGATCGCCGCCTCGTGCAAGCCATCGACCTGGTGTTCGTGTGCAATCCCAACAATCCCACCGGCACACTCACGCACAACGCCAAGCTGCGGTCGTTTGTGAGCAACGCGTCACGCAAGTCGGTGGTACTGGTGGACGAGGCGTATCATGACTTCGTTGGCGACCCCACGTACAAGTCGATGATCGACATGGTGCTGGCGGGTGAGAACGTCATCATCTCGCGCACGGCCTCCAAGATTCACGGATTGGCCGGACTGCGCACGGGCTTTGCCATTGCGCGTCCCGACATCATTGCCCGACTGGCGGGCTACTCCACCAGCGCACCGAGCGTGTTCGGCGCGCGTGGTGCCATCGCGTCCATCGCCGACACCGCGTATCAGGCCATGTGCAAGCAGCGTAACGCCGAGGGTCGCGCGATCATGGAGACGGCGCTCAAGGGCATGGGCCGGAAGATGACCGTATCGCATACCAACTTCGTGTTTTTCCACGCCGGCATGCCGGTGGAACGCGTGCAGGCCAAGATGCTGGCGGCCGGATTCATGATTGGTCGCGCGTTTCCGCCGTACAACGACTGGGCGCGTATCAGCATTGGCACGCCGGATGAAATGCGCCAGGTGGTGGCGGCGCTGCCGGCTGCGCTGGCCATGACGTGA
- a CDS encoding DUF4382 domain-containing protein: MNIQRTMSVIALPVLFALACGDGDTGSTEPRTSVTRTLITDDPFPFHRVARVDLYIVSVSASLSPDTGSAAAGFVTLATPRRRINLLALQNGVTDELGTVTLPTGAISAVRMVIDTDSSSITLKSGAVLTGRTTPGIQWQSSAGRPTLDAVIHEQISVPDVGAIVVIDYDVGKAFITPQEINPSSTDSGFIFSPVLRAADSRRTGAITGTVRALTSGGASVADAALRLYLGTPGTPENTWIMLQTGKTAADGTFRLSYVTRSSYWAGFPAHAGKSYIVAIDPAPGSGRGRMLVQNLSVTAGVDTPVGVVVLP, translated from the coding sequence ATGAATATTCAACGCACCATGTCGGTCATTGCGTTGCCGGTGCTGTTTGCACTGGCGTGTGGCGACGGCGACACCGGCAGCACCGAGCCACGCACCAGCGTCACGCGCACGCTCATCACCGACGACCCGTTTCCGTTCCATCGCGTGGCGCGCGTCGACCTGTACATCGTGAGCGTTTCTGCGTCGCTATCGCCGGACACCGGTTCCGCCGCGGCGGGGTTCGTCACGCTGGCCACGCCGCGTCGTCGCATCAACCTGCTGGCGCTCCAGAACGGCGTGACTGATGAACTGGGCACGGTAACGCTGCCCACTGGTGCCATCAGCGCCGTGCGCATGGTCATCGACACCGATTCATCCAGTATCACACTCAAGAGCGGCGCGGTGCTCACGGGGCGGACAACGCCGGGCATCCAATGGCAGTCGAGTGCCGGTCGTCCCACACTGGATGCAGTGATTCACGAGCAGATTTCGGTGCCTGATGTCGGCGCGATTGTCGTGATCGACTACGACGTGGGCAAGGCCTTTATCACGCCGCAAGAGATCAACCCCAGCAGCACCGATAGCGGGTTCATCTTTTCGCCCGTGCTGCGCGCCGCCGACTCCCGCCGCACCGGCGCCATTACCGGCACGGTGCGCGCGTTGACGTCCGGGGGCGCTTCGGTGGCCGATGCCGCGCTGCGATTGTATCTGGGCACCCCGGGAACGCCCGAGAACACGTGGATCATGCTGCAGACGGGCAAGACAGCGGCCGATGGCACGTTTCGGCTGTCGTACGTCACCAGGAGCTCGTACTGGGCGGGATTTCCGGCGCACGCCGGCAAGAGTTACATCGTGGCGATTGATCCGGCGCCGGGGAGCGGGCGCGGCCGCATGCTGGTGCAGAATCTGAGCGTGACGGCGGGAGTGGATACGCCCGTGGGTGTGGTCGTGCTGCCGTAG